The following are from one region of the Capsicum annuum cultivar UCD-10X-F1 chromosome 1, UCD10Xv1.1, whole genome shotgun sequence genome:
- the LOC107840455 gene encoding uncharacterized protein LOC107840455 — MKEIRKAAAEKSKKAVGKSSRLSKKDDSGHPRLPKLYSMGGMPHVLNVWMYECCSEVDSTIAKRVGNVIPQIFNWQVVGIKVRYEKFMVGMFGKIVPIKDLLSTYSHKWTSIYKVLRNLVRSFL; from the exons ATGAAAGAGATTAGAAAAGCTGCTGCTGAGAAGTCGAAAAAAGCAGTTGGAAAATCATCAAGATTATCCAAAAAAGATGATTCTGGACATCCACGTCTTCCTaag TTATACTCGATGGGGGGAATGCCTCATGTGCTGAATGTTTGGATGTATGAATGTTGTTCTGAGGTAGACAGTACGATAGCCAAGCGGGTGGGAAATGTAATTCCCCAAATTTTCAACTGGCAGGTGGTTGGAATCAAAGTTAGGTACGAGAAATTTATGGTTGGTATGTTCGGCAAG ATTGTTCCGATAAAAGACCTGCTATCGACGTACAGTCACAAGTGGACCTCGATATACAAGGTTTTGAGGAATTTAGTACGGTCCTTCCTATAG